Part of the Candidatus Campbellbacteria bacterium genome is shown below.
ACAAAACGTTGATCCGACGGATGTGTCAGCGGTTGGTCGTGCGTATGCGTATGGACACGAACAATACGAAACAAATGAAAGTGCACAAAAAGAAATTGTTGAAATAAATAAAAAAGTATACGACAAAGATGCGTCTGTTTGGGATGTGTATCAAAAAGGAAGAGAGGCATCTCTCGCTGCATTTGAAAAAATTTATACAACACTCGGTACGAAATTTGATGAGTATTTTTTTGAAAGTCAGACCGTCGACATTGGACGAAAACTTGTTGAGGAAGGTTTGGAAAAAGGTATTTTTGAAAAAAGTAATGATGCAATTATTTTTCGCGGAGAAAAATATGGACTACATACACGAGTGTTCATAACCAAAGAAGGTGTACTCACCTACGAAGCAAAAGAACTTGGACTTGCTGTTTTGAAAATGGAGCGTTGTGCGTTTGATGAGAGTATTACCATCACCGCCATTGAGCAGGAGCAATACTTTACTGTTGTGTTTAAAGCCCTTGAAGTACTTCGTCCTGAACTGGCAGGGAAATTCAAACATATTCACCACGGTATGATGGTGTTAACGACAGGAAAAATGTCATCACGAAGTGGAAATGTGATTACGGGAGAGTCATTACTCGGTGACATGATTACTCGTGCGCTAGAAAAAGTGAGTGAGCGTGGAACTGAAAATCCTGAAGATATTGCTCGTGCAGTTGCCGTTTCAGCAATTAAGTACATGGTATTGAAACAGGGAACTGAAAAAAACATCACCTTTGATCCAGAGCGCTCACTCTCATTTGAAGGTGATTCTGGACCATATTTGCAGTACACGCTTGTGCGTGCGAAGTCCATTTTGGAGAAGGCGCAGGAAGAAAATATCACCGCATCAGATGAAGGAAACCTTCCCGAACTCTCTGATTTTGAGCGTCTTCTTGTACGATTTCCTGAAAAAGTCCTTATAGCACTTCACGAATACGCTCCCCAGTATATTTCGCAGTATCTAACCGAGCTTTCGGGTGTGTTTAATGCGTGGTATGCACAGGAGAAAATTGTTGATACACAAAACCCCCACGCACCCTATAAAATCGCCCTCACACGAGCACTTTCTATGGTTCTTGAAAATGGCTTAAAAATCCTTGGTATTCCAACTCCTGAGAGAATGTAGAAGCTGTAAAAATATCCACAAAGACAATAGGTTTTTAGTAAGCCGTTGCCTATACTTATGGGTAACTCTTTTGTGTATCTTTAGACAAAAGAGGGGTGGTACAAATGCTGAAAAGACGCCACA
Proteins encoded:
- the argS gene encoding arginine--tRNA ligase, with amino-acid sequence MEGVIKKLIQETVLALGLPEVPFVIERPAEMSHGDYACNVALVLGKNVGKNPHDIAKEILGKLLEQKIEGIEKIEIAGPGFINFTLSRDFFAHEIKTIVERGSEYGKNTELSGKTIMVEYTQPNPFKPFHIGHLMSNTIGETLTHILENAGAKVIRANYQGDVGLHVAKALWGIMKQNVDPTDVSAVGRAYAYGHEQYETNESAQKEIVEINKKVYDKDASVWDVYQKGREASLAAFEKIYTTLGTKFDEYFFESQTVDIGRKLVEEGLEKGIFEKSNDAIIFRGEKYGLHTRVFITKEGVLTYEAKELGLAVLKMERCAFDESITITAIEQEQYFTVVFKALEVLRPELAGKFKHIHHGMMVLTTGKMSSRSGNVITGESLLGDMITRALEKVSERGTENPEDIARAVAVSAIKYMVLKQGTEKNITFDPERSLSFEGDSGPYLQYTLVRAKSILEKAQEENITASDEGNLPELSDFERLLVRFPEKVLIALHEYAPQYISQYLTELSGVFNAWYAQEKIVDTQNPHAPYKIALTRALSMVLENGLKILGIPTPERM